A region of Chelonia mydas isolate rCheMyd1 chromosome 7, rCheMyd1.pri.v2, whole genome shotgun sequence DNA encodes the following proteins:
- the POLL gene encoding DNA polymerase lambda isoform X2 yields MGIISLLLFCLSLKRVSDDEGSEGEETSVTQGDLEALISGRCPETSSGLSSGSCTAVPPAAGKWVCAQSSDSKKENHNRHITEKLEVLGKAYTVQGDKWRALGYSKAINALKSYHKPVTSYQEAFKIPGIGKRMAEKILEILESGHLRKLDHISESVAVLEVFSNIWGAGVKTAQMWYQQGFRTLDDIHTKAPLTSQQAIGLKHYEDFLERMPREEAKEIEQTVREAARSLNPGLVCMACGSYRRGKATCGDVDVLVTHPDGQSHRGIFGKLLDSLRRSGFLTDDLVRQEDSGNQKKYLGVCRLPGPGRRHRRLDIIVVPHCEFACALLYFTGSAHFNRSMRALAKTKGMSLSEHALHTAVVRAPGGRKMGPGLVLPTPTERDVFTLLGLPYREPAERDW; encoded by the exons ATGGGCATTATTTCATTGCtgcttttctgtctctccctGAAGAGGGTCTCTGATGACGAAGGAAGCGAAGGGGAAGAAACCAGCGTCACTCAGGGAGACCTGGAAGCACTAATTTCAGGACGTTGCCCTGAGACCTCATCGGGGCTGTCCAGTGGCAGCTGTACcgcagtgccccctgctgctggcaAGTGGGTTTGTGCTCAGTCCTCTGACAGCAAGAAAGAGAATCACAACCGGCACATCACAGAGAAGCTGGAAGTGCTGGGAAAAGCCTACACCGTCCAGGGGGACAAGTGGAGGGCTCTGGGCTACTCCAAAGCCATCAATGCACTCAAGAGCTACCACAAACCAGTCACCTCTTACCAG GAAGCCTTTAAGATTCCTGGGATCGGGAAGCGAATGGCGGAGAAGATCCTGGAGATCTTGGAGAGCGGCCACCTGCGTAAGCTGGACCACATCAGCGAGAGCGTGGCAGTTCTGGAGGTCTTCTCCAACATCTGGGGAGCAGGAGTCAAGACAGCCCAGATGTGGTACCAACAG ggcttcCGGACCCTAGACGATATCCACACCAAGGCTCCTCTGACCAGCCAGCAGGCCATAGGGTTGAAGCACTATGAAGACTTCCTGGAGCGTATGCCACGAGAGGAGGCTAAAGAAATAGAACAGACT GTGCGAGAAGCAGCCCGGTCCCTGAACCCTGGGCTGGTGTGCATGGCGTGCGGCTCGTACCGACGGGGGAAGGCCACCTGTGGCGATGTGGACGTCTTGGTTACCCACCCTGACGGGCAGTCTCACCGCGGCATCTTCGGCAAGCTGCTTGACAGTCTCCGGCGGAGCG GTTTCCTCACCGATGACCTGGTGAGACAAGAAGACAGCGGCAACCAGAAGAAGTACCTGGGTGTGTGCCGGCTGCCTGGGCCGGGCCGGCGCCACCGACGCCTCGACATCATCGTGGTGCCCCACTGCGAGTTCGCCTGCGCCCTCCTGTACTTCACCGGCTCGGCCCACTTCAACCGCTCCATGCGAGCGCTGGCCAAGACCAAGGGCATGAGCCTGTCGGAGCATGCACTCCACACCGCCGTGGTGCGCGCCCCCGGCGGCCGCAAGATGGGGCCCGGCCTtgtcctgcccacccccactgAGAGGGACGTCTTCACGCTGCTGGGGCTGCCCTACCGGGAGCCTGCCGAGCGGGACTGGTGA
- the LOC114021987 gene encoding collagen alpha-1(II) chain isoform X1, whose protein sequence is MERQGQVTGPDPRAGAQQLCGVTMQRTGSPITTETDIDLTAALLPSGGTRSHQHAIKTAVSETGALPAPGYEGPPPPTGCRCCGLAKLQTGAQPGAGCRLWNAPYPKLPPGTCPGKGFGQSTLPFSFGTNSAPPHRDPRLTLQHGKLPAGTARLGSGPGGEPGRCGGLKVLDLELWEGPETKPGLEDGTAPPLALEKPPIPEDCSPWAEARLCSVQPGRDVSPPESHRVLQEEQGCAGVPPSAALGLSAGRAGAPRAEGTGRGHDPMASEPAAEPRWDGSIVLSEGAREPVISREGALDIPHPVGSGLAPGAPPEPDPPSAHPPGEELPPEGPGGTEEGAVTRRPRGTELGRRPGTGGSVGSVSPDRQSSKPVSQEPASQAQRIGDLGPAGASAPTKMSVEDAYGRLTKACGLSLLEELRRTFLDAEGGCFSLLDSGLVLGRVEEHPVLGLAVLPMRDGRKLATTLPNSSLFLYYALGRQFYVTEKLADRWFRARDRVTGESMLMKKVPVVSDWRKMLHNFLFLPPHPGLLVPYAVLYDRNGSILYLMEDRDVHAVGRPPEGPSRQGARALQQVLSFLSFCKRHHFHPGDVGAASIYTAQGVCFDPSSLSSSEDPYAFRKSMKTCLRPLLAQHQGLAGLDSLVDSMCQHLEEEESPEPSDTPSSNAPGASPK, encoded by the exons ATGGAGaggcagggacaggtcacag GGCCGGACCCGCGGGCAGGGGCCCAGCAGCTGTGCGGGGTCACCATGCAGCGCACCGGGTCCCCCATCACCACGGAGACCGACATCGACCTCACCGCCGCGCTGCTGCCTTCGGGGGGGACGCGGAGCCATCAGCACGCCATCAAGACGGCCGTCAGCGAGACGGGGGCGCTGCCCGCGCCGGGCTACGAGggccccccccctcccaccggCTGCCGCTGCTGTGGCCTCGCTAAGCTGCAGACGGGAGCCCAGCCCGGCGCCGGCTGCCGGCTCTGGAACGCCCCCTACCCCAAGCTGCCCCCGGGGACCTGCCCGGGAAAGGGCTTTGGCCAGTCCACCCTGCCGTTCAGCTTCGGGACCAACTCTGCGCCCCCTCACCGAGACCCCCGCCTGACCCTGCAGCATGGCAAGCTGCCCGCCGGGACGGCCAGGCTGGGCAGCGGGCCTGGGGGAGAGCCAGGGAGGTGCGGGGGCCTCAAAGTCCTGGATCTAGAGCTCTGGGAAGGCCCAGAGACCAAGCCAGGGCTGGAGGACGGGACGGCTCCCCCCTTGGCCTTGGAGAAGCCCCCCATCCCAGAAGACTGCTCCCCCTGGGCTGAAGCTCGGCTCTGCTCCGTGCAGCCGGGACGGGATGTGTCTCCGCCCGAGAGTCACCGTGTTCTCCAGGAAGAGCAGGGCTGTGCAGGCGTCCCTCCCAGCGCAGCTCTCGGCCTCTCGGCGGGCAGGGCGGGCGCACCCCGGGCCGAGGGCACAGGCCGTGGGCATGACCCCATGGCGTCGGAACCGGCAGCCGAGCCGCGGTGGGACGGCAGCATCGTGCTGAGCGAGGGCGCGAGGGAGCCGGTGATCAGCCGGGAAGGGGCACTGGACATCCCCCATCCTGTGGGGAGCGGGCTGGCCCCGGGCGCCCCCCCTGAGCCAGACCCCCCCTCAGCACACCCACCGGGAGAGGAGCTGCCGCCGGAAGGTCCTGGCGGGACAGAGGAGGGCGCGGTTACGAGACGGCCCCGGGGCACCGAGCTGGGGAGGCGGCCGGGCACCGGGGGTTCTGTTGGCTCGGTCAGCCCGGACCGTCAGAGCAGCAAGCCCGTCTCCCAGGAGCCGGCCAGCCAGGCCCAGAGAATCGGGGACCTGGGGCCCGCGGGTGCGAGTGCTCCCACTAAGATGTCCGTGGAGGACGCCTACGGGAGGCTCACCAAGGCGTGTGGCCTGTCCCTCCTGGAGGAGCTGAGACGGACGTTCCTGGACGCTGAGGGCGGCTGCTTCTCGCTCCTGGATTCCGGCCTGGTCTTGGGGCGAGTGGAGGAGCACCCGGTGCTGGGGCTGGCCGTCCTGCCCATG CGGGATGGGCGGAAGCTGGCCACGACCCTGCCCAACTCCAGCCTCTTCCTGTACTATGCTCTGGGCCGCCAGTTCTACGTCACGGAGAAGCTGGCAGATCGCTGGTTCCGAGCACGGGACCGGGTCACCGGGGAAAGCATGCTGATGAAAAAG gtgcCCGTGGTCTCCGACTGGAGGAAGATGTTACACAATTTCCTgttcctgccccctcaccccgGGCTGCTGGTGCCCTACGCTGTCCTGTACGACCGCAACGGCTCCATCCTCTACCTCATGGAGGACAGGGACGTGCACG ctgtggggcGGCCGCCCGAGGGGCCCAGCCGGCAGGGAGCTCGAGCCCTGCAGCAGGTGCTGAGCTTCCTGAGCTTCTGCAAACGCCACCACTTCCACCCCGGGGACGTCGGCGCGGCCTCGATCTACACGGCCCAG GGCGTCTGCtttgaccccagcagcctgtccagCAGCGAGGACCCCTACGCCTTCCGGAAGAGCATGAAAACCTGCCTGCGCCCGCTGCTGGCCCAGCACCAG GGGCTCGCGGGCCTGGACTCCCTGGTGGACAGCATGTGccagcacctggaggaggaggagagtccGGAGCCCAGCGACACGCCGAGCAGCAAcgcccctggggccagccccaagtga
- the POLL gene encoding DNA polymerase lambda isoform X1, which produces MEPRGIVKAFPKRKKMRDDSERKVPPKVLKEEESGSTEEWLKPVTAYVLPAGIGQARAEIFHKQIVQKGGRVCNQLSSEVTHVIVAEDMDCDRAFRLLRLAKLPPGTQLVKAAWLSLCIREQKLLDTTGYSIFIPDRYLEEGDLPKGQQQLLGSETVQPQPEKEALEQKAEAQTAALLPQGPAISVQRQVEEQSLQTQRVSDDEGSEGEETSVTQGDLEALISGRCPETSSGLSSGSCTAVPPAAGKWVCAQSSDSKKENHNRHITEKLEVLGKAYTVQGDKWRALGYSKAINALKSYHKPVTSYQEAFKIPGIGKRMAEKILEILESGHLRKLDHISESVAVLEVFSNIWGAGVKTAQMWYQQGFRTLDDIHTKAPLTSQQAIGLKHYEDFLERMPREEAKEIEQTVREAARSLNPGLVCMACGSYRRGKATCGDVDVLVTHPDGQSHRGIFGKLLDSLRRSGFLTDDLVRQEDSGNQKKYLGVCRLPGPGRRHRRLDIIVVPHCEFACALLYFTGSAHFNRSMRALAKTKGMSLSEHALHTAVVRAPGGRKMGPGLVLPTPTERDVFTLLGLPYREPAERDW; this is translated from the exons ATGGAGCCCAGGGGAATTGTCAAAGCCTTTCCAAAGAGGAAGAAGATGAGGGATGACTCAGAGAGGAAGGTCCCTCCAAAGGTCCTGAAAGAGGAGGAATCTGGGAGCACTGAAG AATGGCTGAAGCCGGTCACAGCCTACGTGCTGCCAGCGGGCATCGGGCAGGCCAGGGCAGAGATCTTTCACAAGCAGATTGTCCAGAAGGGGGGTCGCGTCTGCAACCAGCTCTCCTCGGAGGTGACGCACGTCATAGTGGCAGAAGACATGGACTGTGACCGGGCCTTTCGCCTCCTCAGACTGGCCAAGCTTCCCCCAGGGACCCAGCTGGTGAAGGCGGCCTGGCTGAGCTTGTGCATTAGAGAGCAGAAGCTGCTGGATACCACTGGGTACAGCATCTTCATCCCAGACAG GTACCTGGAGGAGGGGGATCTGCCGAAGGGTCAACAGCAGCTCCTGGGCAGTGAGACTGTCCAACCCCAGCCAGAGAAGGAAGCACTGGAGCAGAAGGCTGAAGCACAGACAGCAGCCTTATTGCCTCAGGGCCCAGCCATCTCAGTACAGCGGCAGGTGGAGGAGCAAAGCCTTCAAACACAG AGGGTCTCTGATGACGAAGGAAGCGAAGGGGAAGAAACCAGCGTCACTCAGGGAGACCTGGAAGCACTAATTTCAGGACGTTGCCCTGAGACCTCATCGGGGCTGTCCAGTGGCAGCTGTACcgcagtgccccctgctgctggcaAGTGGGTTTGTGCTCAGTCCTCTGACAGCAAGAAAGAGAATCACAACCGGCACATCACAGAGAAGCTGGAAGTGCTGGGAAAAGCCTACACCGTCCAGGGGGACAAGTGGAGGGCTCTGGGCTACTCCAAAGCCATCAATGCACTCAAGAGCTACCACAAACCAGTCACCTCTTACCAG GAAGCCTTTAAGATTCCTGGGATCGGGAAGCGAATGGCGGAGAAGATCCTGGAGATCTTGGAGAGCGGCCACCTGCGTAAGCTGGACCACATCAGCGAGAGCGTGGCAGTTCTGGAGGTCTTCTCCAACATCTGGGGAGCAGGAGTCAAGACAGCCCAGATGTGGTACCAACAG ggcttcCGGACCCTAGACGATATCCACACCAAGGCTCCTCTGACCAGCCAGCAGGCCATAGGGTTGAAGCACTATGAAGACTTCCTGGAGCGTATGCCACGAGAGGAGGCTAAAGAAATAGAACAGACT GTGCGAGAAGCAGCCCGGTCCCTGAACCCTGGGCTGGTGTGCATGGCGTGCGGCTCGTACCGACGGGGGAAGGCCACCTGTGGCGATGTGGACGTCTTGGTTACCCACCCTGACGGGCAGTCTCACCGCGGCATCTTCGGCAAGCTGCTTGACAGTCTCCGGCGGAGCG GTTTCCTCACCGATGACCTGGTGAGACAAGAAGACAGCGGCAACCAGAAGAAGTACCTGGGTGTGTGCCGGCTGCCTGGGCCGGGCCGGCGCCACCGACGCCTCGACATCATCGTGGTGCCCCACTGCGAGTTCGCCTGCGCCCTCCTGTACTTCACCGGCTCGGCCCACTTCAACCGCTCCATGCGAGCGCTGGCCAAGACCAAGGGCATGAGCCTGTCGGAGCATGCACTCCACACCGCCGTGGTGCGCGCCCCCGGCGGCCGCAAGATGGGGCCCGGCCTtgtcctgcccacccccactgAGAGGGACGTCTTCACGCTGCTGGGGCTGCCCTACCGGGAGCCTGCCGAGCGGGACTGGTGA
- the LOC114021987 gene encoding collagen alpha-1(II) chain isoform X2 produces the protein MQRTGSPITTETDIDLTAALLPSGGTRSHQHAIKTAVSETGALPAPGYEGPPPPTGCRCCGLAKLQTGAQPGAGCRLWNAPYPKLPPGTCPGKGFGQSTLPFSFGTNSAPPHRDPRLTLQHGKLPAGTARLGSGPGGEPGRCGGLKVLDLELWEGPETKPGLEDGTAPPLALEKPPIPEDCSPWAEARLCSVQPGRDVSPPESHRVLQEEQGCAGVPPSAALGLSAGRAGAPRAEGTGRGHDPMASEPAAEPRWDGSIVLSEGAREPVISREGALDIPHPVGSGLAPGAPPEPDPPSAHPPGEELPPEGPGGTEEGAVTRRPRGTELGRRPGTGGSVGSVSPDRQSSKPVSQEPASQAQRIGDLGPAGASAPTKMSVEDAYGRLTKACGLSLLEELRRTFLDAEGGCFSLLDSGLVLGRVEEHPVLGLAVLPMRDGRKLATTLPNSSLFLYYALGRQFYVTEKLADRWFRARDRVTGESMLMKKVPVVSDWRKMLHNFLFLPPHPGLLVPYAVLYDRNGSILYLMEDRDVHAVGRPPEGPSRQGARALQQVLSFLSFCKRHHFHPGDVGAASIYTAQGVCFDPSSLSSSEDPYAFRKSMKTCLRPLLAQHQGLAGLDSLVDSMCQHLEEEESPEPSDTPSSNAPGASPK, from the exons ATGCAGCGCACCGGGTCCCCCATCACCACGGAGACCGACATCGACCTCACCGCCGCGCTGCTGCCTTCGGGGGGGACGCGGAGCCATCAGCACGCCATCAAGACGGCCGTCAGCGAGACGGGGGCGCTGCCCGCGCCGGGCTACGAGggccccccccctcccaccggCTGCCGCTGCTGTGGCCTCGCTAAGCTGCAGACGGGAGCCCAGCCCGGCGCCGGCTGCCGGCTCTGGAACGCCCCCTACCCCAAGCTGCCCCCGGGGACCTGCCCGGGAAAGGGCTTTGGCCAGTCCACCCTGCCGTTCAGCTTCGGGACCAACTCTGCGCCCCCTCACCGAGACCCCCGCCTGACCCTGCAGCATGGCAAGCTGCCCGCCGGGACGGCCAGGCTGGGCAGCGGGCCTGGGGGAGAGCCAGGGAGGTGCGGGGGCCTCAAAGTCCTGGATCTAGAGCTCTGGGAAGGCCCAGAGACCAAGCCAGGGCTGGAGGACGGGACGGCTCCCCCCTTGGCCTTGGAGAAGCCCCCCATCCCAGAAGACTGCTCCCCCTGGGCTGAAGCTCGGCTCTGCTCCGTGCAGCCGGGACGGGATGTGTCTCCGCCCGAGAGTCACCGTGTTCTCCAGGAAGAGCAGGGCTGTGCAGGCGTCCCTCCCAGCGCAGCTCTCGGCCTCTCGGCGGGCAGGGCGGGCGCACCCCGGGCCGAGGGCACAGGCCGTGGGCATGACCCCATGGCGTCGGAACCGGCAGCCGAGCCGCGGTGGGACGGCAGCATCGTGCTGAGCGAGGGCGCGAGGGAGCCGGTGATCAGCCGGGAAGGGGCACTGGACATCCCCCATCCTGTGGGGAGCGGGCTGGCCCCGGGCGCCCCCCCTGAGCCAGACCCCCCCTCAGCACACCCACCGGGAGAGGAGCTGCCGCCGGAAGGTCCTGGCGGGACAGAGGAGGGCGCGGTTACGAGACGGCCCCGGGGCACCGAGCTGGGGAGGCGGCCGGGCACCGGGGGTTCTGTTGGCTCGGTCAGCCCGGACCGTCAGAGCAGCAAGCCCGTCTCCCAGGAGCCGGCCAGCCAGGCCCAGAGAATCGGGGACCTGGGGCCCGCGGGTGCGAGTGCTCCCACTAAGATGTCCGTGGAGGACGCCTACGGGAGGCTCACCAAGGCGTGTGGCCTGTCCCTCCTGGAGGAGCTGAGACGGACGTTCCTGGACGCTGAGGGCGGCTGCTTCTCGCTCCTGGATTCCGGCCTGGTCTTGGGGCGAGTGGAGGAGCACCCGGTGCTGGGGCTGGCCGTCCTGCCCATG CGGGATGGGCGGAAGCTGGCCACGACCCTGCCCAACTCCAGCCTCTTCCTGTACTATGCTCTGGGCCGCCAGTTCTACGTCACGGAGAAGCTGGCAGATCGCTGGTTCCGAGCACGGGACCGGGTCACCGGGGAAAGCATGCTGATGAAAAAG gtgcCCGTGGTCTCCGACTGGAGGAAGATGTTACACAATTTCCTgttcctgccccctcaccccgGGCTGCTGGTGCCCTACGCTGTCCTGTACGACCGCAACGGCTCCATCCTCTACCTCATGGAGGACAGGGACGTGCACG ctgtggggcGGCCGCCCGAGGGGCCCAGCCGGCAGGGAGCTCGAGCCCTGCAGCAGGTGCTGAGCTTCCTGAGCTTCTGCAAACGCCACCACTTCCACCCCGGGGACGTCGGCGCGGCCTCGATCTACACGGCCCAG GGCGTCTGCtttgaccccagcagcctgtccagCAGCGAGGACCCCTACGCCTTCCGGAAGAGCATGAAAACCTGCCTGCGCCCGCTGCTGGCCCAGCACCAG GGGCTCGCGGGCCTGGACTCCCTGGTGGACAGCATGTGccagcacctggaggaggaggagagtccGGAGCCCAGCGACACGCCGAGCAGCAAcgcccctggggccagccccaagtga